In a single window of the Thiohalophilus sp. genome:
- a CDS encoding DUF2066 domain-containing protein produces MKYYKQLGMTVAGLLWLVTPLQAEQVSGLYEARVPVESQARDVREVALRVALQQVLVRVTGRRRVLTVTDIEPLLEKAPRYVQQFRYQSREVEGEDKPTDVLWVRFDKQAIDRLLHENRLPVWGRTRPATLIWLVVDDGRERELLSNDMNTRARRALEEQARLRGLPLRFPLMDLTDRQAISVSDVWGNFEDNLLQASKRYDAEAVLAGRVTRTGSGDWRGRWTLYQDGRRQTWNASGQALAEALTPAIDQLADLLAEQYARVGQNDQSESLRVRVTGVKGLDAFSRVMNYLNDLALVEDVRIDQIEADSVSLILTSRHGRMAINQAISLGRTLEAETVPMARSGLQNPLAEPVQGDDSGMPLPTRQVDLQYRLLP; encoded by the coding sequence ATGAAGTATTACAAACAGCTGGGGATGACCGTCGCGGGATTGCTGTGGCTGGTGACACCGTTGCAGGCGGAGCAAGTGAGCGGCCTGTACGAAGCCCGGGTTCCGGTCGAATCCCAGGCCCGGGATGTGCGCGAAGTGGCGCTGCGCGTGGCACTGCAACAGGTGCTGGTGCGGGTGACCGGCCGACGCCGGGTGCTGACGGTGACCGATATCGAGCCGTTGCTGGAAAAGGCACCGCGCTATGTGCAGCAGTTCCGTTATCAAAGCCGGGAGGTGGAAGGCGAGGATAAACCGACCGATGTCCTGTGGGTTCGCTTTGACAAGCAGGCGATCGACCGCCTGTTGCATGAGAACCGCCTGCCGGTGTGGGGGCGCACCCGCCCGGCGACATTGATCTGGCTGGTCGTGGATGATGGCCGGGAGCGTGAATTGCTGAGTAATGACATGAACACGCGAGCGCGGCGAGCCCTGGAAGAACAGGCACGCCTGCGCGGGCTGCCGTTGCGTTTCCCCCTGATGGATCTGACCGATCGCCAGGCGATCAGCGTCAGCGATGTCTGGGGCAATTTTGAGGACAACCTGCTGCAGGCCTCGAAGCGTTACGACGCCGAGGCGGTGCTGGCCGGACGGGTCACCAGAACGGGCTCGGGTGACTGGCGCGGCCGCTGGACCCTGTACCAGGATGGACGGCGCCAGACGTGGAACGCCTCGGGACAGGCACTGGCAGAGGCGCTCACACCCGCCATCGATCAGCTGGCTGATCTGCTGGCGGAACAGTATGCCCGGGTCGGGCAGAATGACCAGAGCGAGTCACTGCGAGTGCGGGTTACCGGCGTCAAGGGGCTGGATGCGTTCAGCCGGGTGATGAACTATCTGAACGACCTGGCGCTGGTGGAGGATGTGCGCATCGACCAGATTGAGGCGGACAGTGTGAGCCTGATTCTGACCAGCCGGCATGGCCGGATGGCGATCAATCAGGCCATTTCGCTGGGGCGTACGCTCGAGGCGGAAACCGTCCCGATGGCCCGGTCGGGGCTTCAGAACCCGTTGGCTGAGCCGGTGCAGGGCGATGATAGCGGTATGCCGCTGCCCACGCGCCAGGTCGATCTGCAGTATCGCTTGTTGCCGTGA
- the wrbA gene encoding NAD(P)H:quinone oxidoreductase, with amino-acid sequence MSEILVLYYSRHGATAELARQLARGIEQLEGMQARLRSAAPVSPTPEAVEPPVPDSGAPYARLEDLQECAGLALGSPTRFGNMAAPLKYFLDSTSALWLQGALVGKPAAVFTSTASMHGGQETTLTSMMLPLLHHGMLLVGLPYSETALHTTRSGGTPYGASHLAGPDSDLPLSEEEKQLARALGTRLARVTRAQLDAGLIKA; translated from the coding sequence ATGAGTGAAATTCTGGTGCTCTATTACAGCCGTCACGGCGCCACCGCCGAACTGGCCCGTCAACTCGCCCGGGGCATCGAACAACTGGAGGGCATGCAGGCTCGCCTGCGCAGTGCGGCACCGGTTTCTCCCACCCCCGAGGCAGTGGAGCCACCTGTGCCTGACAGCGGCGCCCCCTATGCCCGGCTGGAGGATCTGCAGGAGTGTGCCGGTCTGGCGCTGGGCAGCCCGACCCGCTTCGGCAACATGGCCGCGCCGCTCAAATACTTTCTGGACAGCACCAGCGCCCTCTGGCTGCAGGGCGCACTGGTCGGCAAGCCGGCGGCGGTGTTCACCTCCACCGCCTCGATGCACGGCGGCCAGGAGACCACCCTCACCTCGATGATGCTGCCGCTGTTGCATCACGGCATGCTGCTGGTGGGCCTGCCCTACAGTGAAACCGCCCTGCACACCACGCGCAGCGGCGGCACGCCCTACGGGGCCAGCCATCTGGCCGGGCCCGACAGCGATCTGCCGCTCAGCGAGGAGGAGAAACAACTCGCCCGGGCGCTGGGGACGCGCCTGGCGCGGGTCACCCGGGCGCAACTGGATGCCGGCCTGATAAAGGCGTAA
- the hda gene encoding DnaA regulatory inactivator Hda yields the protein MTRQLPLGVRLRDAATFENFLPAGNERVLDALHTADAPSIYLWGAAGTGKSHLLQAVCHQAAAQDQRAAYLPLAEPGLHPAMLEGMEQFDRLCLDDLDAVAGDPVWETALFHAYNRLTAAGHQLLVTANGSPTALGIQLPDLQSRLGWGPVFQLQPLGDSARRQALQQRAAARGLSLDDEVAAYLMTRCARDMGSLFALLEGLDEASLAAQRRLTIPFVREYLLRRSGS from the coding sequence ATGACCCGACAGCTCCCGTTAGGCGTGCGCTTGCGTGACGCGGCAACTTTCGAGAATTTTCTGCCCGCCGGCAACGAGCGGGTGCTTGATGCCCTGCACACCGCCGATGCCCCTTCGATCTATCTGTGGGGCGCCGCCGGCACCGGCAAGTCCCATCTGCTGCAGGCGGTCTGTCATCAGGCGGCGGCGCAGGATCAGCGTGCTGCCTATCTGCCGCTGGCCGAACCCGGCCTGCATCCGGCCATGCTGGAAGGTATGGAGCAGTTCGATCGGCTCTGTCTGGACGATCTCGATGCGGTGGCCGGTGATCCCGTGTGGGAGACCGCCCTGTTTCACGCCTACAACCGCCTGACCGCCGCTGGCCATCAATTGCTGGTGACCGCCAACGGTTCGCCGACGGCGCTGGGGATCCAGCTGCCCGATCTGCAATCGCGCCTGGGTTGGGGGCCGGTGTTTCAATTACAGCCGCTGGGTGACAGCGCCAGACGTCAGGCGTTGCAACAGCGTGCCGCGGCGCGCGGCCTGAGCCTGGATGATGAGGTGGCCGCCTATCTGATGACGCGCTGTGCCCGGGACATGGGCTCGTTGTTTGCCCTGCTGGAGGGACTGGACGAGGCCTCGCTGGCCGCGCAGCGCCGGCTTACGATTCCTTTTGTGCGCGAGTATCTGCTCCGCCGCTCTGGATCCTGA
- a CDS encoding CDP-alcohol phosphatidyltransferase family protein — protein MNLRQLPNLISLLRILLVVPVVWSLLQGAYTTALILFLIAGLSDGLDGYLARRYQWITRLGGFLDPLGDKLLMVCGYLTLGWIGALPGWLVGTVIARDVIIVLGTLSYRWLIANVTAQPLLISKLNTGLQIVLVLLVILSLAGWLDLPMLVKGLMYLVFITTVMSGASYVALWGYRAWQQWPTRRRGA, from the coding sequence GTGAATCTGCGCCAGCTGCCCAATCTGATCAGTCTCCTGCGTATCCTGCTGGTGGTGCCGGTGGTCTGGAGCCTGTTGCAGGGCGCCTATACCACGGCATTGATCCTGTTTCTGATTGCGGGGCTGTCGGACGGGCTGGACGGTTACCTGGCCCGGCGTTACCAGTGGATTACCCGTCTGGGCGGGTTTCTCGATCCGCTGGGCGACAAGCTGCTGATGGTCTGCGGTTATCTGACCCTGGGCTGGATCGGCGCCTTGCCGGGCTGGCTGGTGGGCACGGTGATCGCCCGGGATGTGATCATCGTGCTCGGGACCCTGTCGTATCGCTGGCTGATCGCCAACGTGACGGCGCAGCCGCTGTTAATCAGCAAGCTCAATACCGGTTTGCAGATTGTGCTGGTGCTGCTGGTGATCCTGTCCCTGGCCGGCTGGCTGGATCTGCCCATGCTGGTCAAGGGTCTCATGTATCTGGTGTTCATCACCACCGTCATGAGCGGGGCCAGCTACGTGGCCCTGTGGGGCTACCGGGCCTGGCAGCAGTGGCCGACAAGGAGAAGAGGGGCATGA
- a CDS encoding DUF3108 domain-containing protein has product MSLLRFSLLSLLLALPGWVSAQLPALDIEYSVSRNNLNLGGTHRKLLQTGSDEYVMRAKTKAEGFAAIFVSDIVRETSHFRLVDGQIQPLHYRYHKNGKDPETFEVDYDRQAQVLRHSLLDKTLTLQDNDQDLISFQFAMMLDLQQSVRKLEYRIADKKRIENYSLIPRGEKVFDTNIGKLHTVVMEYYDQKRNRTYTFWCAKELDYLPYQTRRLDSDGDTIELKLRRYNGKSL; this is encoded by the coding sequence GTGTCATTACTGCGATTTTCCCTGTTAAGTCTCTTGCTCGCCCTGCCCGGGTGGGTCAGCGCACAATTGCCGGCGCTGGATATTGAATACAGTGTCAGCAGGAATAATCTCAATCTGGGCGGTACCCACCGCAAGTTACTGCAGACGGGTAGTGATGAATATGTCATGCGGGCGAAGACCAAAGCGGAAGGCTTTGCCGCGATCTTCGTCTCCGACATTGTGCGCGAGACCAGCCATTTCCGGCTCGTGGATGGACAGATCCAGCCGTTACACTACCGCTATCATAAAAACGGTAAAGACCCGGAAACCTTCGAAGTCGACTACGATCGCCAGGCACAGGTTCTGCGCCACAGCCTGCTCGATAAAACCCTGACCCTGCAGGACAACGATCAGGATTTGATCAGTTTCCAGTTCGCCATGATGCTTGATTTGCAACAAAGCGTGCGCAAGCTGGAATACCGGATTGCCGATAAAAAACGGATTGAGAACTACAGCCTGATCCCGCGAGGCGAAAAAGTTTTCGACACCAATATAGGCAAACTGCACACGGTAGTGATGGAGTATTACGACCAGAAGCGCAACCGTACCTACACTTTCTGGTGCGCCAAAGAACTGGATTACCTGCCCTATCAAACCCGACGCCTGGATTCCGATGGCGATACCATCGAATTAAAATTGCGCCGTTACAACGGCAAGTCTCTTTAG
- the dcd gene encoding dCTP deaminase yields the protein MSIKADKWIKRMAEQEGMIEPFEPGQVREVNGQKIVSYGTSSYGYDVRCSDEFKIFTNINSAIVDPKDFDHQSFVDFKGEVCIIPPNSFALASTVEYFRIPRSVLTICLGKSTYARCGIIVNVTPLEPDWEGHVTLEFSNTTPLPAKIYANEGVAQMLFLESDEVCETSYKDRGGKYQGQRGVTLPKA from the coding sequence ATGAGTATCAAGGCGGACAAGTGGATCAAGCGCATGGCGGAGCAGGAGGGGATGATCGAGCCCTTTGAACCGGGCCAGGTGCGCGAGGTAAACGGTCAGAAGATCGTCTCCTACGGGACCTCCAGTTACGGCTATGACGTGCGCTGTTCCGACGAGTTCAAGATCTTCACCAATATCAACTCCGCCATCGTCGATCCCAAGGACTTCGATCATCAGAGCTTCGTCGATTTCAAGGGCGAGGTCTGCATCATCCCGCCCAACTCCTTTGCCCTGGCCAGCACCGTGGAATATTTCCGCATCCCGCGCAGCGTGCTGACCATCTGCCTGGGCAAGTCCACCTATGCCCGTTGCGGCATCATCGTCAACGTCACTCCGCTGGAGCCGGACTGGGAAGGGCATGTCACGCTGGAGTTTTCCAACACCACGCCGCTGCCGGCGAAGATCTATGCCAACGAGGGTGTGGCGCAAATGCTGTTCCTCGAATCCGATGAGGTCTGCGAGACCTCCTACAAGGATCGCGGCGGCAAGTACCAGGGCCAGCGCGGAGTAACCCTGCCCAAAGCCTGA
- the purN gene encoding phosphoribosylglycinamide formyltransferase gives MRDSTAQDLLRIVVLISGSGTNLQAMIDQIHQGDSPARIVAVISNKAEAYGLKRAQQAGIPAKVLSHRDYASREEYDAALQRLIDGYQPDLLVLAGFMRILTDDFVRHYQGRMINIHPSLLPRHKGLNTHQRALEAGDAEHGCSVHYVTPELDGGPVILQASVPVEASDTPESLAQKVHAQEHRIYPRVIEWIARGRVRLEEDTVLFDNQPINDQPRRATPD, from the coding sequence ATGCGCGACTCTACGGCACAGGACCTGCTGCGCATCGTGGTATTGATCTCCGGCAGCGGAACCAATCTGCAGGCGATGATCGATCAGATTCACCAGGGTGATAGCCCGGCCCGGATCGTCGCGGTGATCAGTAACAAGGCCGAGGCCTACGGTCTCAAACGGGCCCAGCAGGCCGGGATTCCGGCCAAGGTACTCAGTCACCGGGACTATGCCTCCCGTGAGGAATACGATGCGGCGCTGCAGCGGTTAATTGACGGCTATCAACCGGATCTGCTGGTGCTGGCCGGTTTCATGCGGATTCTGACCGATGACTTCGTGCGTCATTACCAGGGGCGGATGATCAACATCCACCCCTCCCTGCTGCCCCGCCACAAGGGCCTCAATACCCACCAGCGCGCCCTGGAAGCCGGCGATGCCGAGCACGGCTGCAGCGTGCACTATGTCACCCCGGAACTCGATGGCGGCCCGGTCATTTTACAGGCCAGCGTCCCGGTGGAGGCCAGTGACACCCCCGAAAGTCTGGCGCAAAAAGTCCATGCGCAGGAGCACCGTATCTATCCCCGGGTAATCGAGTGGATCGCCCGCGGTCGCGTGCGCCTCGAAGAGGATACCGTATTGTTCGACAACCAGCCCATCAACGACCAGCCGCGCCGGGCAACACCTGATTGA
- a CDS encoding DUF2069 domain-containing protein: protein MNIIIFSRWLTLGAYFALLILLMLWLTVLAPPQSVPVSVALLLLVGPLLFPLRGLLHGRPYTHAWTSFLVLIYFVHGVVEAYSNPDERLYAALEILFSVLLYSGALLYARHRGRQLRIQSGGADTRAQKES, encoded by the coding sequence TTGAATATCATTATTTTTTCCCGCTGGCTGACGCTGGGCGCGTATTTTGCCCTGCTGATCCTGCTGATGCTGTGGCTGACCGTGCTGGCGCCACCGCAATCGGTGCCAGTCTCCGTAGCCCTGCTGCTGCTGGTCGGCCCCCTGTTGTTCCCGCTGCGGGGCCTGTTGCACGGTCGCCCCTACACCCATGCCTGGACCAGTTTTCTGGTGCTGATCTATTTCGTCCACGGCGTGGTGGAAGCCTACAGTAACCCCGATGAACGGCTCTACGCGGCGCTGGAGATCCTGTTCAGTGTGCTGCTCTACAGCGGGGCGCTGCTCTATGCCCGCCACCGGGGCCGTCAGCTCAGGATCCAGAGCGGCGGAGCAGATACTCGCGCACAAAAGGAATCGTAA
- a CDS encoding AI-2E family transporter, which yields MSVQQRWWVLGAIALTGAVLYLLGPVLVPFIGAAILAYVADPLVDRLQGWKLPRTLAVVLVFVLLTIVALLLLLVLIPLIEEQIRVLVQKLPRYIDWLQAEGLPWLTARLGLAETTLELDTLKTAIQKNWQQAGGIVRETLSSVSRSGLALVGWIVNLLIMVVVTFYLLRDWEPLLERLRALLPRRSEQTVVRLARQSDEVLGAFLRGQLLVMLALGLIYSLGLSLIGVDFALLIGAIAGLISFVPYLGTIVGILLALIAAMVQFQDPMYLVYVGIVFGIGQVLEGTVLTPLLVGDRIGMHPVAVIFAVLAGGQLFGFIGVLLALPVAAVAMVLLRYAHEQYRQSDLYTDDSSESA from the coding sequence ATGAGTGTACAACAACGATGGTGGGTGCTGGGGGCGATCGCCCTGACCGGGGCGGTGCTGTATCTGCTCGGGCCGGTGCTGGTGCCGTTTATCGGCGCGGCGATCCTGGCTTATGTGGCCGATCCGCTGGTGGATCGCCTGCAGGGCTGGAAACTGCCGCGCACCCTGGCGGTGGTGCTGGTGTTTGTGCTGCTCACCATTGTGGCGCTGTTGCTGCTGCTGGTGCTGATCCCGCTCATCGAGGAGCAGATCCGGGTGCTGGTGCAGAAACTGCCCCGCTATATCGACTGGCTGCAGGCCGAAGGACTGCCCTGGCTGACCGCCCGGCTGGGCCTGGCCGAAACCACGCTGGAACTGGATACCCTCAAAACCGCCATTCAGAAAAACTGGCAACAGGCCGGCGGTATCGTGCGCGAGACGCTGAGTTCGGTTTCCCGCTCGGGGCTGGCGCTGGTCGGCTGGATCGTCAATCTGCTGATCATGGTGGTGGTGACCTTTTATTTATTGCGCGACTGGGAACCGCTGCTGGAACGGCTGCGGGCCCTGCTGCCGCGACGCAGTGAACAGACTGTCGTGCGCCTGGCGCGGCAGTCCGATGAAGTGCTCGGGGCCTTTCTGCGCGGCCAGTTGCTGGTGATGCTGGCGCTGGGGCTGATCTATTCGCTCGGGCTGTCGCTCATCGGGGTCGACTTTGCTCTGTTGATCGGCGCGATCGCCGGGCTGATCAGCTTTGTGCCCTATCTGGGGACCATCGTCGGGATCCTGCTGGCCCTGATCGCAGCGATGGTCCAGTTTCAGGATCCGATGTACCTGGTTTATGTCGGTATCGTTTTTGGCATCGGCCAGGTGCTGGAGGGGACCGTGCTGACCCCGTTGCTGGTCGGTGATCGGATCGGCATGCACCCGGTGGCGGTGATTTTCGCGGTGCTGGCCGGCGGGCAGTTGTTCGGCTTTATCGGGGTGTTGCTGGCGCTGCCGGTGGCGGCGGTGGCGATGGTGTTGCTGCGCTATGCCCACGAGCAGTACCGGCAAAGCGACCTCTATACGGACGACAGTTCGGAGTCGGCATGA
- the purM gene encoding phosphoribosylformylglycinamidine cyclo-ligase yields the protein MSNDTAPPASGGLSYRDAGVDIDAGNRLIDRIKPYAASTRRPEVMGGLGGFGALFELPPGRYREPVLVAGTDGVGTKLKLAMQMQRHDTIGIDLVAMCVNDLIVQGAEPLFFLDYYATGQLDVETASDVIKGIAEGCRQAGAALSGGETAEMPGMYQAGDYDLAGFCVGVVEKSRIIDGSQVQAGDVLIGLPASGPHSNGYSLIRKILEVSGVALDSPLGDTTLGEALLAPTRIYVKPLLALFEQINVHALAHITGGGLSENLPRVMPENTAAIIDRQSWQHPPVFDWLQEQGNIADEEMFRTFNNGLGMVLMVAADDADACLNVLQEQGEAPVVIGRIDSTDGDPQVLIR from the coding sequence GTGTCCAATGATACCGCCCCACCGGCATCGGGTGGCCTGAGTTACCGTGATGCCGGTGTCGACATCGACGCCGGGAACCGTTTGATCGACCGCATCAAGCCCTACGCCGCCAGTACCCGGCGCCCGGAAGTCATGGGCGGGCTGGGGGGCTTCGGCGCGCTGTTCGAATTGCCGCCGGGACGCTATCGCGAGCCGGTACTGGTCGCGGGCACCGACGGCGTCGGCACCAAGCTCAAACTGGCCATGCAGATGCAGCGCCACGATACCATCGGCATCGATCTGGTGGCCATGTGCGTCAACGATCTGATCGTACAGGGCGCCGAACCACTGTTCTTTCTGGATTATTACGCCACCGGCCAACTGGATGTCGAGACCGCCAGCGATGTCATCAAGGGTATCGCCGAGGGTTGCCGTCAGGCCGGCGCCGCCTTGAGCGGCGGCGAGACCGCCGAAATGCCCGGCATGTATCAGGCCGGAGATTATGATCTGGCCGGCTTTTGCGTCGGGGTGGTGGAAAAAAGCCGCATCATCGACGGCAGCCAGGTCCAGGCCGGCGATGTGTTGATTGGCCTGCCCGCCAGCGGCCCTCACTCCAACGGTTATTCGTTGATCCGCAAGATTCTGGAAGTCAGCGGCGTCGCACTGGACAGCCCGTTGGGCGACACCACGTTGGGCGAGGCGCTGCTGGCGCCGACCCGGATCTATGTCAAACCGTTGCTGGCCCTGTTCGAGCAGATCAACGTCCATGCCCTGGCGCATATCACCGGGGGCGGGTTGAGTGAAAACCTGCCACGAGTCATGCCCGAGAACACCGCCGCGATCATCGACCGGCAAAGCTGGCAACACCCGCCCGTGTTCGACTGGCTACAGGAACAGGGCAACATCGCTGACGAGGAGATGTTCCGCACCTTCAACAACGGACTGGGGATGGTGCTGATGGTAGCTGCCGACGACGCCGACGCCTGTCTGAACGTCTTGCAGGAACAGGGCGAGGCCCCGGTGGTCATTGGCCGGATCGACAGCACGGATGGCGATCCGCAGGTTCTCATTCGCTGA